The proteins below come from a single Nocardioides eburneiflavus genomic window:
- a CDS encoding aldehyde dehydrogenase family protein encodes MTDRLFPPLPAACGAFWAGRWHQPDAVLEVTDPENGRVVGRAGDCTAADVDEAVRAVADAVLAGPPWPTWQRREALHRAAAMLGERAPAFADLLSREGCKPIRDARREVQRAIETVRLSAEQADRLEGRTLPFGDTPRGEGRLGWYTREPVGVVAAITPFNDPLNLVAHKVAPALMGGNGVVLKPAEQTPLVALALIELLLDAGVPADRVAVLPGRGATVGAALVAHPRVDLVSFTGGYATGNAIAATAGAKKTMMELGGNGTVVVLPDADVRRAARAVVDGAFGNAGQNCLSVQRVFVAREVADELVELVVQHTTEVVVGSKADERTDVGPLIDEVSAERVASWVDEAVEGGAAVLAGGKRDGTYYWPTVLTSVPADARVLTDEVFGPVVSVEPFDSVDAVVTEINSLEYGLQAGVFGRDLDAALGVAQRLRVGAVMINDTGDFRIDAMPFGGGKRSGVGREGVPFAVEAMTEPKIIAIHRASQPV; translated from the coding sequence ATGACCGATCGGCTCTTCCCCCCGTTGCCAGCCGCCTGCGGCGCCTTCTGGGCCGGCCGCTGGCACCAGCCCGACGCGGTGCTCGAGGTGACCGACCCCGAGAACGGCCGCGTCGTCGGACGCGCCGGGGACTGCACGGCAGCAGACGTCGACGAGGCGGTCCGAGCGGTTGCCGACGCCGTCCTGGCGGGTCCGCCGTGGCCGACCTGGCAACGGCGCGAGGCCCTGCACCGGGCCGCCGCGATGCTCGGCGAGCGAGCCCCCGCCTTCGCCGACCTGCTCTCCCGCGAGGGGTGCAAGCCGATCCGGGACGCCCGCCGCGAGGTGCAGCGCGCCATCGAGACCGTCCGTCTCTCCGCGGAGCAGGCTGACCGTCTCGAGGGCCGGACGCTTCCGTTCGGCGACACTCCTCGCGGCGAGGGCCGCCTCGGTTGGTACACCCGGGAACCGGTCGGCGTCGTCGCCGCGATCACGCCGTTCAACGATCCGCTCAACCTCGTGGCGCACAAGGTGGCGCCGGCACTGATGGGCGGCAACGGGGTGGTCCTCAAGCCTGCCGAGCAGACCCCCCTGGTGGCGCTCGCCCTCATCGAGCTCCTCCTCGACGCCGGCGTGCCGGCGGACCGGGTAGCCGTGCTCCCGGGCCGCGGTGCCACCGTCGGGGCCGCCCTGGTCGCGCACCCGCGAGTCGACCTCGTCTCGTTCACGGGGGGCTACGCCACGGGCAACGCCATCGCCGCAACCGCGGGCGCCAAGAAGACGATGATGGAGCTGGGCGGCAACGGGACCGTGGTGGTGCTGCCCGACGCCGACGTGCGCCGTGCGGCGCGGGCCGTGGTCGACGGCGCGTTCGGCAACGCGGGCCAGAACTGCCTCTCGGTGCAGCGGGTCTTCGTCGCGCGGGAGGTGGCCGACGAGCTGGTCGAGCTGGTGGTCCAGCACACGACCGAGGTCGTCGTCGGCAGCAAGGCCGACGAGCGCACCGACGTCGGCCCGCTCATCGACGAGGTCTCGGCCGAGCGTGTGGCCAGCTGGGTCGACGAAGCGGTCGAGGGTGGCGCCGCGGTCCTCGCCGGCGGCAAGCGCGACGGCACCTACTACTGGCCCACCGTGCTCACCTCGGTCCCGGCCGACGCGCGGGTGCTCACCGACGAGGTCTTCGGGCCAGTGGTCTCCGTCGAGCCGTTCGACTCCGTCGACGCCGTGGTGACCGAGATCAACAGCCTGGAGTACGGACTGCAGGCCGGCGTCTTCGGCCGTGACCTCGACGCGGCGCTGGGCGTCGCGCAACGCCTGCGCGTCGGCGCGGTGATGATCAACGACACCGGCGACTTCCGCATCGACGCGATGCCCTTCGGGGGCGGCAAGCGCTCCGGCGTGGGAAGGGAGGGCGTACCCTTCGCGGTCGAGGCGATGACCGAGCCCAAGATCATCGCGATCCACAGGGCTTCCCAGCCCGTCTGA
- a CDS encoding aspartate aminotransferase family protein, whose amino-acid sequence MANLSPLLKQATPVTVARGEGVYLYDEDDRRFLDFTAGIGVTSTGHCHPRVVAAAQEQVATLIHGQYTTVMHRPLLTLTERLGEVLPEQLDSVFFSNSGSEAVEAALRLARHATARPNIVVFHGSFHGRTIGAASMTTSGTKFRAGFSPIMGGVAVSPFPTAYRYGWDEQTATEFALRELDYLLATVTAPAETAAFLVEPVLGEGGYVPANTAFMQGLRERADRHGILLVVDEVQTGWGRTGRFWGHDHFDVRPDVLVTAKGLASGFPLSAIAARADLMAKAWPGSQGGTYGGNAVACAAAIATLDVIREERLVDNARVTGAALAEGLEKVAANTAGIGDVRGLGLMLGNEFVTADGQPDAATAQRAQQKAAELGLLLLTCGPFGNVVRMIPALVVTKEQVDDALAIWTDAVDFATSA is encoded by the coding sequence ATGGCCAACCTTTCTCCTCTGCTCAAGCAGGCGACGCCCGTGACCGTGGCCCGCGGCGAGGGCGTCTACCTGTACGACGAGGACGACCGGCGCTTCCTCGACTTCACGGCGGGCATCGGCGTGACCAGCACGGGGCACTGCCACCCGCGGGTCGTCGCGGCTGCGCAGGAGCAGGTCGCCACCCTGATCCACGGCCAGTACACGACGGTGATGCACCGGCCGCTGCTGACCCTGACCGAGCGCCTCGGCGAGGTGCTTCCCGAGCAGCTGGACTCGGTGTTCTTCAGCAACTCCGGCAGCGAGGCCGTCGAGGCTGCGCTCCGGCTGGCCCGGCACGCCACGGCGCGGCCCAACATCGTGGTGTTCCACGGCTCCTTCCACGGGCGCACCATCGGCGCTGCCTCGATGACCACCTCGGGCACGAAGTTCCGAGCCGGCTTCTCGCCCATCATGGGCGGCGTCGCCGTCTCACCGTTCCCCACGGCCTATCGCTACGGCTGGGACGAGCAGACGGCGACCGAGTTCGCCCTGCGGGAGCTGGACTACCTCCTGGCCACCGTGACCGCGCCGGCCGAGACGGCCGCGTTCCTGGTCGAACCGGTGCTCGGAGAGGGTGGGTACGTCCCCGCCAACACCGCGTTCATGCAGGGACTCCGGGAGCGTGCGGACCGCCACGGGATCCTCCTCGTGGTCGACGAGGTGCAGACCGGCTGGGGCCGCACCGGCCGGTTCTGGGGTCACGACCACTTCGACGTGCGTCCGGACGTCCTGGTCACCGCCAAGGGCCTGGCGAGCGGCTTCCCGCTCTCGGCCATCGCGGCGCGCGCCGACCTGATGGCCAAGGCCTGGCCGGGCTCGCAGGGCGGGACCTATGGTGGCAACGCGGTGGCGTGTGCGGCGGCCATCGCGACCCTCGACGTGATCCGTGAGGAGCGCCTGGTCGACAACGCCCGAGTCACCGGCGCCGCCCTTGCCGAGGGCCTGGAGAAGGTGGCGGCCAACACGGCGGGCATCGGCGACGTGCGTGGTCTGGGTCTGATGCTCGGCAACGAGTTCGTCACCGCCGACGGCCAGCCCGACGCCGCCACCGCACAGCGAGCGCAGCAGAAGGCGGCCGAGCTCGGCCTGCTGCTCCTGACCTGCGGTCCCTTCGGCAACGTGGTGCGGATGATCCCCGCCCTCGTCGTCACCAAGGAGCAGGTCGACGACGCGCTTGCGATCTGGACCGACGCCGTGGACTTCGCGACCTCGGCCTGA
- a CDS encoding MATE family efflux transporter, with amino-acid sequence MLSRTDRELLGLAVPALGALLAEPAFLLADSAIVGHLGTPQLAGLGIASAVMLNAVFLCIFLAHGTTAAVARRAGGGDLRRAYSLGIDGIWLAVAIGLGLAATGLPLAPVLVDLLGASGTAAPHAIVYLRISLLGLPAMLVVLATTGALRGLKDTRTPLFATGIAALANVPLNLLLVYPVGLGIAGSALGTVIAQMGAATWLCAVVVRGARRHEASLRPDRPGIRAAASANAPLLARTVLLRVSLLVMTFVAAAHGDAALASHQIAFTLWYVLAMAPESCAIASQAMVGHALGAGAPETAREASRRALLWGVGSGLVMAVLLLALRPVYVPVFTTDEAVRDLVWSLAVVIAAGQPVGAVLYVLDGILIGAGDTRYLAGTMLVALVTFLPLAGAVLLTEAGVVALWWALTGWLLARQVAVALRYRSAAWLRTGPAA; translated from the coding sequence ATGCTGAGCCGGACGGACCGCGAGCTGCTGGGGCTGGCGGTCCCCGCGCTCGGCGCCCTCCTCGCCGAGCCGGCCTTCCTCCTCGCCGACAGCGCCATCGTCGGCCACCTCGGGACACCGCAGCTCGCCGGCCTGGGCATCGCCTCTGCGGTGATGCTCAACGCGGTCTTCCTGTGCATCTTCCTCGCGCACGGGACGACGGCGGCGGTGGCCCGCCGGGCCGGCGGCGGTGACCTGCGTCGCGCCTACTCACTGGGCATCGACGGGATCTGGCTCGCTGTGGCGATCGGCCTCGGACTGGCGGCCACCGGTCTTCCACTGGCCCCCGTCCTCGTCGACCTGCTCGGCGCGTCCGGGACCGCGGCGCCGCACGCCATCGTCTACTTGCGGATCAGCCTGCTCGGCCTGCCCGCGATGCTCGTCGTCCTGGCCACGACCGGCGCCCTGCGCGGACTGAAGGACACGCGGACGCCGCTGTTCGCAACCGGCATCGCGGCACTGGCCAACGTCCCGCTCAACCTGCTGCTGGTCTACCCGGTCGGCCTCGGCATCGCCGGATCTGCGCTCGGGACCGTGATCGCCCAGATGGGAGCAGCCACCTGGCTGTGCGCCGTCGTGGTCCGCGGCGCGCGCCGGCACGAGGCATCCCTCCGGCCCGATCGTCCGGGTATCCGGGCGGCAGCGAGCGCGAACGCGCCGCTCCTCGCCCGCACCGTGCTCCTCCGGGTCTCGTTGCTGGTCATGACCTTCGTCGCCGCCGCCCACGGGGACGCGGCGCTGGCGAGCCACCAGATCGCCTTCACCCTGTGGTACGTCCTGGCGATGGCGCCCGAGTCGTGCGCCATCGCCAGCCAGGCCATGGTCGGCCACGCGCTCGGGGCCGGAGCACCGGAGACGGCGCGGGAGGCGAGTCGTCGCGCTCTTCTGTGGGGCGTCGGCAGCGGGCTCGTGATGGCCGTGCTGCTGCTGGCGCTCCGGCCCGTCTACGTCCCGGTCTTCACCACCGACGAGGCGGTGCGAGACCTCGTGTGGTCCCTGGCCGTCGTGATCGCGGCAGGCCAACCGGTCGGCGCCGTGCTCTACGTCCTCGACGGGATCCTCATCGGCGCCGGCGACACGCGTTACCTCGCCGGCACCATGCTGGTCGCGCTCGTGACGTTCCTGCCGCTGGCCGGTGCCGTCCTCCTGACCGAGGCAGGCGTCGTCGCCCTGTGGTGGGCCCTCACCGGATGGCTGCTGGCCAGACAGGTGGCGGTCGCCCTGCGCTACCGGTCCGCCGCCTGGCTGCGGACCGGCCCGGCGGCCTGA
- a CDS encoding NAD-dependent succinate-semialdehyde dehydrogenase, translating into MLDDFAREEKVVSSVPTGLFIGGAWRPAESGATFEVEDPSNGRVLAEVADASPADGMQALDAAAKAQSSWAAVPPRERSDILRRAYDLLLERQEDLALLMTLEMGKPLAEARGEVAYAAEFFRWFSEEAVRIDGGFSVAPNGQGRLLVMREPVGPCILITPWNFPLAMGTRKIGPAVAAGCTMVVKPAEQTPLSILALVEVLQEAGLPDGVLNVVTTANPAPVMEPMIRDGRARKLSFTGSTAVGRKLLEQCADQVMRTSMELGGNAPFLVFEDADLDVAIDGAMQAKMRNIGEACTAANRFYVHSAVADEFARRLGERMAALPIGRGVEDGVVVGPLIDADARDKVSSLVDDAVRRGAQVVVGGTALEGQGYFYPPTVLTHVAQDARLRHEEIFGPVAPVVTFETEEEAIAAANDTEFGLACYVFTRDLDRAFRVCERLETGMIGLNQGIVSNPAAPFGGVKHSGLGREGGRVGIDEFLETKYVAIATPA; encoded by the coding sequence ATGCTTGACGATTTCGCACGGGAAGAGAAGGTGGTCAGCTCCGTGCCGACCGGGCTGTTCATCGGTGGCGCGTGGCGCCCCGCGGAGTCCGGGGCGACGTTCGAGGTCGAGGACCCCTCGAACGGTCGCGTCCTGGCCGAGGTGGCCGACGCCTCCCCGGCCGACGGCATGCAGGCGCTCGACGCCGCAGCCAAGGCGCAGAGCTCCTGGGCCGCCGTGCCGCCCCGCGAGCGCAGCGACATCCTGCGGCGGGCCTACGACCTGCTCCTCGAGCGCCAGGAGGACCTCGCCCTGCTGATGACGCTCGAGATGGGCAAGCCGCTGGCCGAGGCCCGTGGCGAGGTCGCCTACGCCGCGGAGTTCTTCCGCTGGTTCTCCGAGGAGGCCGTGCGGATCGACGGCGGCTTCTCGGTCGCGCCGAACGGTCAGGGCCGGCTCCTGGTGATGCGTGAGCCGGTGGGCCCGTGCATCCTCATCACCCCCTGGAACTTCCCCCTGGCAATGGGCACGCGCAAGATCGGGCCGGCCGTCGCGGCGGGTTGCACGATGGTCGTCAAGCCGGCCGAGCAGACCCCGCTCTCGATCCTGGCGCTCGTCGAGGTCCTCCAGGAGGCTGGACTTCCCGACGGCGTGCTCAACGTGGTGACGACCGCGAACCCGGCCCCCGTGATGGAGCCGATGATCCGCGACGGACGGGCCCGCAAGCTCTCCTTCACCGGCTCCACGGCCGTGGGACGCAAGCTCCTCGAGCAGTGCGCCGACCAGGTGATGCGGACCTCGATGGAGCTCGGCGGCAACGCCCCGTTCCTCGTCTTCGAGGACGCGGACCTCGACGTGGCGATCGACGGTGCGATGCAGGCCAAGATGCGCAACATCGGTGAGGCGTGCACGGCGGCCAACCGGTTCTACGTGCACTCCGCGGTGGCGGACGAGTTCGCCCGCCGGCTCGGCGAGCGGATGGCAGCCCTCCCGATCGGCCGGGGGGTCGAGGACGGGGTCGTCGTCGGTCCCCTCATCGACGCCGACGCCCGCGACAAGGTCTCCTCGCTCGTGGACGACGCCGTCCGCCGTGGCGCCCAGGTCGTCGTCGGCGGCACGGCCCTCGAGGGCCAGGGCTACTTCTACCCGCCCACCGTGCTGACCCACGTGGCCCAGGACGCGCGGCTGCGCCACGAGGAGATCTTCGGTCCCGTCGCCCCCGTCGTGACGTTCGAGACCGAGGAGGAGGCGATCGCTGCCGCCAACGACACCGAGTTCGGCCTGGCCTGCTACGTCTTCACCCGCGACCTCGACAGGGCCTTCCGCGTGTGCGAGCGCCTCGAGACCGGGATGATCGGGCTCAACCAGGGCATCGTCTCCAACCCCGCGGCCCCGTTCGGCGGCGTGAAGCACTCGGGCCTGGGCCGTGAGGGTGGCCGGGTGGGCATCGACGAGTTCCTGGAGACCAAGTACGTCGCGATCGCCACGCCGGCCTGA
- a CDS encoding ABC transporter substrate-binding protein, giving the protein MALVTAGCGMGGGAESGGGTSGSGGSGGHLVYAEQFPPASAWAVETNDAHSLTRAGCLETLVEYTTEGELEPMLATEWTQAEDGAWEFTLRDGVTFQDGTPMDAEAVVGALTHVLEVPTPARAFNSDVIAKVEAVDEATVRITTPKPDALVPLRVANANAGILAPKAYEGKQIDIVGTCTGPFTVTDEVPAQSLKLEANEDYWGGDVTLDTAEVRFIVDGAARATQLQSGEVQIAKSLPVANLATMEGDENLEISQLDLARTTVMLLNTSRPPFDDPLVRRAIQTAVDTQAIVDGVYEGASTPAVGPFSANTAWAPEGAAPITQDLDEARALLDQAGVAPEDLSIELMAYNDRPEFGDVAAVIQSELGELGVKVKIRAGEYPALEPDMLSGDYDASLLSRGYLVDVADPGGYLASDWVCDGGYNLAHYCDPETDRAISDATAIEDTDERNAAYRDIAAKLQEEAASVFLVHEKAVWGLQVGVEGFQPHPLDQYVLTADLALG; this is encoded by the coding sequence ATGGCGCTGGTCACAGCCGGTTGCGGGATGGGCGGTGGCGCCGAGAGCGGCGGCGGGACGAGCGGCTCGGGCGGCAGCGGTGGACACCTGGTCTACGCGGAGCAGTTCCCCCCTGCATCGGCCTGGGCGGTGGAGACCAACGACGCGCACTCGCTGACGCGGGCAGGCTGTCTGGAGACGCTGGTCGAGTACACGACCGAGGGTGAGCTGGAGCCGATGCTGGCCACCGAGTGGACCCAGGCCGAGGACGGGGCGTGGGAGTTCACGCTGCGCGACGGCGTGACCTTCCAGGACGGCACGCCGATGGACGCCGAGGCGGTCGTCGGGGCGCTGACCCACGTGCTGGAGGTGCCGACCCCGGCACGCGCGTTCAACTCGGACGTGATCGCGAAGGTCGAGGCCGTGGACGAGGCGACGGTGCGGATCACCACCCCGAAGCCCGATGCGCTCGTCCCGCTGCGGGTGGCCAACGCCAACGCCGGGATCCTGGCTCCCAAGGCCTACGAGGGCAAGCAGATCGACATCGTGGGCACCTGCACCGGTCCGTTCACGGTGACCGACGAGGTGCCCGCGCAGTCCCTGAAGCTGGAGGCAAACGAGGACTACTGGGGCGGTGACGTCACGCTGGACACCGCGGAGGTGCGGTTCATCGTCGACGGTGCGGCGCGGGCCACCCAGCTGCAGAGCGGAGAGGTCCAGATCGCCAAGAGCCTGCCGGTCGCCAACCTGGCCACCATGGAGGGTGACGAGAACCTGGAGATCTCCCAGCTGGACCTGGCGCGCACCACGGTCATGCTGCTGAACACCTCCCGCCCGCCCTTCGACGACCCGCTGGTGCGCCGGGCGATCCAGACGGCGGTGGACACCCAGGCCATCGTCGACGGGGTCTACGAGGGTGCTTCGACGCCGGCCGTCGGTCCGTTCAGTGCCAACACGGCGTGGGCCCCCGAGGGAGCCGCGCCCATCACCCAGGACCTCGACGAGGCGCGGGCGCTGCTCGACCAGGCCGGGGTGGCCCCCGAGGACCTGTCGATCGAGCTGATGGCCTACAACGACCGCCCCGAGTTCGGCGACGTCGCCGCGGTCATCCAGAGCGAGCTGGGTGAGCTCGGGGTGAAGGTCAAGATCCGGGCCGGGGAGTACCCCGCCCTGGAGCCCGACATGCTCTCCGGCGACTACGACGCCTCGCTGCTCTCGCGCGGCTACCTGGTCGACGTGGCCGATCCCGGCGGCTACCTGGCCTCCGACTGGGTGTGCGACGGGGGCTACAACCTCGCCCACTACTGCGACCCCGAGACCGACCGGGCCATCAGCGACGCGACCGCCATCGAGGACACCGACGAGCGCAACGCCGCCTACCGGGACATCGCGGCGAAGCTGCAGGAGGAGGCCGCCAGCGTCTTCCTCGTCCACGAGAAGGCCGTGTGGGGCCTCCAGGTCGGCGTCGAGGGCTTCCAGCCCCACCCCCTCGACCAGTACGTCCTCACCGCCGACCTCGCCCTCGGCTGA